A window from Corynebacterium singulare encodes these proteins:
- a CDS encoding resuscitation-promoting factor: MSPKKQIKRINNSRSLPLRMATGGVLGTLAVGGVVAVGAQKDITLDVNGETTTLATFAGDVNTALEAAGVSVDGEDLVYPALSEQLADGDSITVRTAKPVAVTIDGVETQLSSTDLTVSDLLGGLDGIVPGAAVTSGAKEIADDEVVTEGMNIEVVSPKIVKVSDGGSVSYASVSAKTVEDALEARGITVDKDDRVSPELDTPVTAGMSITVDRVTVSKEDNTEEFDAPAKYVDDPELEEGTEEVREEGTPGSRTVTRKIVTVNGEEESNDVIKEDVHTEPIAALIARGTKPKSTAPAVAEGSVWDAIAQCEATGNWSINTGNGFSGGLQFTPSTWAAFGGNEYAPQAWQATREQQIAVAQKVQAAQGWGAWPACTAKLGLR; encoded by the coding sequence ATGTCCCCGAAGAAGCAGATCAAGCGAATCAACAATTCCCGATCCCTGCCGTTGCGCATGGCAACCGGCGGTGTACTGGGCACCCTAGCCGTGGGTGGTGTTGTCGCCGTCGGTGCGCAGAAGGACATCACGCTTGACGTCAACGGTGAAACCACCACTCTGGCTACCTTTGCCGGGGACGTCAACACCGCCTTGGAAGCCGCCGGGGTCAGCGTAGACGGTGAGGACCTGGTGTACCCGGCCCTCTCCGAGCAGCTTGCCGACGGCGACTCCATCACCGTTCGCACCGCCAAGCCGGTCGCCGTCACCATTGATGGCGTGGAAACGCAGCTGTCCTCCACCGATCTCACCGTCTCTGATCTGCTCGGCGGCCTCGACGGCATTGTGCCGGGAGCTGCGGTAACCTCCGGGGCGAAGGAAATCGCGGACGACGAGGTAGTGACCGAAGGGATGAACATCGAGGTAGTTTCTCCGAAGATTGTCAAGGTCTCCGACGGAGGCTCCGTCTCCTATGCAAGCGTCTCGGCGAAGACTGTCGAGGATGCGCTCGAGGCACGTGGCATCACCGTGGACAAGGATGACCGCGTCAGCCCAGAGCTTGATACCCCGGTCACCGCCGGCATGAGCATCACCGTGGATCGAGTCACGGTCTCTAAGGAAGACAACACTGAAGAGTTCGATGCGCCGGCTAAGTATGTGGATGATCCTGAGCTGGAAGAGGGCACCGAGGAGGTCCGCGAAGAGGGCACTCCAGGCTCCCGCACCGTCACCCGCAAGATCGTAACGGTGAATGGCGAAGAAGAGTCGAACGACGTCATTAAGGAAGACGTCCATACCGAACCGATCGCAGCCCTCATCGCGCGCGGCACTAAGCCGAAGTCCACCGCCCCCGCCGTCGCTGAAGGCTCCGTCTGGGATGCCATCGCGCAGTGTGAAGCCACTGGCAACTGGTCCATCAATACCGGTAACGGCTTCTCCGGCGGCCTGCAGTTCACCCCGTCCACTTGGGCTGCCTTCGGTGGCAATGAATACGCGCCACAGGCCTGGCAGGCCACCCGCGAGCAGCAGATTGCCGTAGCTCAGAAGGTCCAGGCCGCTCAGGGCTGGGGCGCATGGCCTGCCTGCACCGCGAAGCTCGGCCTGCGCTAA
- a CDS encoding type II toxin-antitoxin system RelE/ParE family toxin, whose protein sequence is MIQSFADKVTERLWNREKVPSIDPRIHTVALRKLRQLGYAQRLDELRIPPGNRLEALKGVRQGQYSIRINSQWRICFRWTAAGPQEVEIVDYH, encoded by the coding sequence GTGATCCAGTCGTTTGCGGACAAGGTGACCGAGCGTTTATGGAATCGTGAGAAAGTACCTTCCATCGACCCGCGTATTCACACGGTTGCTCTCCGTAAGTTGAGGCAGCTGGGTTATGCCCAGAGGCTGGATGAGCTCCGAATACCTCCGGGAAACAGACTCGAAGCGTTGAAGGGTGTTCGGCAGGGTCAGTACAGCATTCGCATCAACAGTCAATGGCGGATCTGTTTCCGATGGACCGCCGCAGGGCCACAGGAGGTTGAGATCGTTGACTACCACTGA
- a CDS encoding putative quinol monooxygenase, translating to MILINVQFHVKPEYAETFLDEIDWYTKACQAEPGCIDFKWFRDPEDKQRFLLLESYKDGTDVDHVNTEHFKRSCEELPKYLVETPDIINTKIQGKTQWDKMAEYQIA from the coding sequence ATGATTTTGATCAACGTACAGTTCCACGTCAAGCCTGAGTACGCCGAGACCTTCCTCGATGAAATCGACTGGTACACCAAGGCATGCCAGGCCGAGCCCGGTTGCATCGACTTCAAGTGGTTCCGCGATCCGGAAGACAAGCAGCGCTTCCTGCTGTTGGAGTCCTACAAGGACGGCACGGATGTCGACCACGTCAATACCGAGCACTTCAAGCGTTCTTGCGAAGAGCTCCCTAAGTACCTAGTGGAAACCCCGGACATCATCAACACCAAGATTCAGGGTAAAACCCAATGGGATAAGATGGCCGAATATCAAATAGCGTAA
- a CDS encoding 4-(cytidine 5'-diphospho)-2-C-methyl-D-erythritol kinase gives MTTPPHVWQARAHAKVNLHLGVGQAREDGFHELATVFQSLDVHDRVSYRWAEDTTVEVTGLHSAGVPASIDNLAWRAVELVAQRLMVPATGTLTMEKNIPAAGGMAGGSADAAAALLLANHALSTEFGREPVTEEMLFELAAELGSDVPFTLMGGTALGRGRGELLTPMLARGRYIWAIITNSEGLSTPTVFHKLDELRAAGRGSAPHLDTEAVGQALVSGNPRELAAAVHNDLQPAALSLRPDLRKILDTGEAAGALTGIVSGSGPTCAFLCEDEETAAEVVASVCADNRGTRGLVTTAPAAGASLVDLS, from the coding sequence ATGACAACACCCCCGCACGTGTGGCAGGCCCGTGCCCATGCCAAGGTGAACCTGCACCTCGGGGTTGGCCAGGCGCGCGAGGACGGCTTTCACGAGCTCGCCACCGTGTTTCAGTCCCTCGACGTGCACGATCGAGTGAGCTACCGCTGGGCCGAAGACACCACCGTGGAGGTCACTGGACTTCACTCGGCGGGGGTGCCGGCATCCATCGACAACTTGGCCTGGCGTGCCGTGGAACTGGTGGCGCAGCGCCTCATGGTGCCGGCGACTGGCACCCTCACGATGGAGAAAAACATCCCCGCTGCCGGCGGCATGGCGGGCGGATCTGCCGATGCTGCTGCGGCTCTGCTCTTGGCCAATCATGCGCTGAGCACCGAGTTCGGCCGCGAACCCGTCACCGAGGAGATGCTTTTCGAACTCGCCGCCGAGTTGGGCTCTGACGTGCCCTTTACGCTCATGGGCGGCACCGCACTAGGCCGCGGCCGCGGCGAATTGCTCACGCCGATGCTGGCGCGTGGCCGCTACATCTGGGCCATCATCACCAATTCCGAAGGCCTATCCACCCCGACGGTCTTTCACAAGCTTGATGAACTGCGAGCTGCCGGCCGAGGAAGCGCACCGCACCTCGATACGGAGGCTGTGGGCCAAGCACTCGTCAGTGGCAACCCGCGGGAGCTCGCCGCTGCCGTGCACAACGACCTTCAACCGGCAGCATTGTCCCTACGCCCAGACCTGCGCAAGATTCTGGATACTGGTGAGGCTGCCGGCGCGCTCACAGGCATTGTCTCTGGTTCTGGCCCGACCTGTGCCTTTCTATGCGAGGACGAGGAGACGGCGGCTGAGGTCGTTGCCAGTGTGTGCGCTGATAACCGCGGGACTCGTGGACTTGTGACCACGGCTCCTGCCGCGGGCGCAAGTCTCGTCGATCTTTCCTAA
- a CDS encoding GNAT family N-acetyltransferase, giving the protein MRIRTATDSTVPRDNIGPQPGFPENTASIKLHEKFGFATVGTFKKVTCKAGRWPDLTHLQLMV; this is encoded by the coding sequence ATGAGAATCCGCACAGCGACGGACTCCACTGTCCCCCGCGATAACATCGGCCCTCAACCGGGCTTTCCGGAGAACACGGCCTCTATCAAGTTGCATGAGAAGTTCGGCTTTGCCACTGTAGGTACGTTCAAGAAAGTGACCTGCAAGGCTGGGCGCTGGCCCGACCTCACCCATTTGCAACTCATGGTTTAA
- a CDS encoding GNAT family N-acetyltransferase produces MHVRPAVLGDAPAIAAIYNSASAATPAANLVTWQETVEDREQWLTQMEKEGYPVYVAVDDEEIVGWAAYFQFVTPAIYYGTAEDSIYIAESARGRGVGSELMATLMDHAAENEYVETIITYIVDTNEGSIALHKKFGFVETGRMPNIHTKDGVRLGLVHLQRDFDRS; encoded by the coding sequence ATGCACGTTCGTCCCGCAGTGCTTGGCGACGCCCCCGCCATCGCCGCCATCTATAACTCCGCCTCCGCTGCAACGCCGGCTGCTAACCTCGTCACCTGGCAGGAAACCGTGGAAGACCGCGAGCAGTGGCTTACACAGATGGAGAAAGAAGGTTACCCGGTTTATGTCGCTGTGGACGACGAGGAGATCGTCGGCTGGGCAGCATATTTCCAGTTCGTGACCCCCGCCATCTACTACGGCACCGCTGAAGACTCCATCTACATCGCTGAGTCCGCGCGCGGCAGGGGTGTCGGCAGCGAACTGATGGCCACGCTCATGGATCATGCCGCCGAGAATGAGTACGTGGAAACCATCATTACCTACATCGTGGACACCAATGAGGGCTCCATTGCGCTGCACAAAAAGTTTGGCTTTGTAGAGACCGGCCGCATGCCGAATATTCACACCAAGGACGGCGTGCGCCTGGGGTTAGTGCACCTGCAGCGCGACTTCGACCGCTCCTAG
- a CDS encoding ABC-F family ATP-binding cassette domain-containing protein, with protein MANLINLENVSKSFGLKTLLNRVSLGVQTGDRIGIVGVNGGGKTTLLEVLTGIEPPDSGRVSHNSDLRMAVVTQRFEVEESLTIAQVIIEPLGLETFEWASNAKVRDVLGGLGIVDLGLDTPVGSLSGGERRRVNLAAALVQDLDVVVLDEPTNHLDVEGVQWLAKHLLARKLAVIVVTHDRWFLDTIATTTWEVHDGVVDAYEGGYNDWTFARAERARQADAMEQRRQNLARKELAWLRRGAPARTSKPRYRIEAAEALIADVPAPRDKVELMAFSKQRQGRVVIELEDATVTTPDGRTLVDHLTWRLAPGERIGLVGVNGSGKTTLLRALAGEVELAAGKRIEGKTVRLGWLRQELDDLDPERRLLDAVEDVATYVHLGKKELSASQLAERLGFSAKRQRTPVGDLSGGERRRLQLTRVLMAEPNVLLLDEPTNDLDIDTLQELESLLDSWPGTMVVISHDRYLIERIADNTYALFGDGKLTNLPGGIEEYLRRRQQMEATASRGVIDLGEKSSEPAADAASSSAADSAQGPARGSAAAAPTKRLSSQEERELTKKMNSLERKMAKLDEKTSQLNEKMAAAAEKMTSGQGDSAELSTLDAELKAVAAEREELEMEWLELGEKLEG; from the coding sequence ATGGCGAACCTCATCAACCTGGAAAATGTAAGCAAGTCCTTTGGACTCAAGACCCTCCTGAACAGGGTCTCTCTCGGTGTTCAAACCGGTGATCGTATCGGTATCGTCGGCGTCAACGGTGGTGGTAAAACCACGCTGCTGGAGGTCCTCACGGGCATTGAGCCGCCGGACTCGGGGCGAGTATCGCACAACTCGGATCTACGCATGGCGGTGGTGACGCAGCGCTTTGAGGTGGAGGAGTCGCTCACCATTGCCCAGGTCATTATCGAGCCCCTCGGTTTGGAAACCTTCGAGTGGGCCTCCAATGCCAAGGTGCGCGATGTCCTCGGCGGGCTCGGTATCGTCGACCTCGGCCTCGATACCCCGGTGGGATCCCTTTCCGGTGGCGAACGCCGCCGCGTGAATCTTGCGGCCGCGCTGGTGCAGGACCTTGATGTGGTGGTGCTCGATGAGCCAACGAACCACCTCGATGTGGAAGGCGTGCAGTGGCTGGCGAAGCACCTGCTTGCCCGCAAGCTGGCGGTCATCGTTGTCACCCACGATCGCTGGTTCCTCGACACCATTGCCACGACCACGTGGGAGGTTCACGATGGCGTGGTTGATGCGTACGAGGGCGGTTACAATGACTGGACTTTCGCCCGCGCTGAGCGAGCCCGGCAGGCCGATGCCATGGAGCAACGCCGCCAGAATCTGGCGCGCAAGGAGCTCGCGTGGCTGCGCCGCGGTGCACCGGCGCGAACCTCGAAGCCGCGCTACCGCATCGAGGCCGCTGAGGCACTCATTGCGGATGTTCCCGCACCGCGCGACAAAGTTGAGCTCATGGCCTTCTCCAAGCAGCGCCAAGGGCGCGTTGTCATTGAACTCGAGGATGCCACAGTTACGACGCCGGATGGTCGCACGTTGGTGGATCACCTCACGTGGCGCCTCGCCCCAGGTGAGCGCATTGGGCTTGTCGGTGTCAACGGCTCAGGTAAGACAACGTTGCTGCGGGCGCTCGCAGGTGAGGTGGAGCTGGCCGCAGGTAAGCGTATCGAAGGTAAAACCGTGCGCCTTGGTTGGTTGCGGCAAGAGCTTGATGACCTCGACCCAGAACGCAGGCTTCTCGACGCCGTCGAGGACGTCGCCACCTATGTGCATCTGGGAAAGAAGGAACTCAGTGCTTCTCAGCTGGCGGAACGCCTGGGATTTTCCGCCAAGCGCCAGCGCACTCCAGTGGGTGATCTGTCCGGAGGTGAGCGCCGCCGACTGCAGCTGACCCGTGTGCTTATGGCGGAGCCGAACGTGCTGCTTCTCGATGAGCCCACGAACGACCTTGATATCGATACCCTTCAAGAGCTGGAATCCCTCTTGGATTCTTGGCCGGGCACGATGGTGGTTATCTCGCACGATCGCTACCTCATCGAACGCATCGCGGACAATACCTATGCGCTCTTCGGCGATGGCAAGCTCACCAACCTTCCCGGTGGTATCGAGGAGTATCTCCGGCGCCGCCAGCAGATGGAGGCCACCGCGTCTCGCGGTGTTATTGATCTTGGGGAGAAGTCTTCGGAACCTGCCGCGGACGCTGCCTCCAGCTCAGCAGCAGATTCCGCGCAAGGACCGGCACGAGGTTCTGCCGCCGCAGCCCCCACCAAGCGTCTCAGCTCCCAGGAAGAGCGTGAACTCACCAAGAAGATGAATTCACTCGAGCGCAAGATGGCCAAGCTTGATGAGAAAACCTCACAGTTGAACGAGAAAATGGCTGCCGCCGCCGAGAAAATGACCTCTGGGCAGGGTGATTCCGCAGAGCTGTCGACGCTGGACGCAGAACTCAAGGCCGTTGCCGCCGAGCGTGAGGAGCTCGAGATGGAATGGCTGGAGCTGGGAGAGAAGCTCGAAGGATAG
- the rsmA gene encoding 16S rRNA (adenine(1518)-N(6)/adenine(1519)-N(6))-dimethyltransferase RsmA, with product MTQPLLLGPVEIRELAAELDVTPTKKLGQNFLHDPNTIRRIVAAADLDSEDRVVEVGPGLGSLTLGLLGEVEHVTAVEIDPRLAGKLPGTVAERAPEQADRLTLVEKDALAVEAGELGEPTALVANLPYNVAVPVLLHLLELYPSIRRVLVMVQLEVAERLAAAPGSKVYGVPSVKASFYGPVRQAGTIGKNVFWPAPKIESGLVRIDCTRPYDEALRPRLFALVDAAFAQRRKTLRAALAGFYGSAAAAEEALRAADIDPRLRGEKLGVEDFVRLAEVS from the coding sequence ATGACACAACCCCTCCTGCTGGGCCCGGTGGAGATACGCGAGCTTGCTGCCGAGCTCGACGTGACACCGACAAAAAAGCTGGGCCAGAATTTCCTGCATGACCCCAACACCATTCGGCGCATCGTTGCCGCCGCGGACCTTGACTCCGAGGATCGCGTGGTGGAGGTTGGGCCGGGTTTGGGATCACTGACCCTGGGCCTACTAGGAGAGGTCGAACATGTCACGGCCGTGGAAATCGATCCGCGCCTGGCTGGCAAGCTTCCGGGAACCGTCGCTGAGCGTGCTCCCGAGCAAGCGGATCGCCTGACCCTCGTAGAAAAGGACGCCCTCGCCGTTGAGGCCGGGGAGCTGGGGGAGCCCACCGCACTCGTGGCTAACCTCCCGTATAACGTTGCCGTTCCGGTTCTCCTGCACCTGCTTGAGCTTTATCCTTCGATTCGTCGCGTACTCGTTATGGTTCAGCTCGAGGTGGCCGAGCGTCTTGCTGCCGCGCCCGGCAGCAAGGTTTATGGCGTGCCCAGCGTGAAGGCCTCTTTTTATGGGCCGGTGCGGCAGGCCGGGACGATAGGCAAGAACGTGTTCTGGCCCGCCCCCAAGATTGAATCGGGCCTGGTGCGTATCGACTGCACCCGCCCCTATGACGAGGCCCTCCGCCCGCGTCTCTTTGCGTTGGTTGATGCTGCCTTTGCACAACGCCGTAAGACCCTCCGCGCCGCACTAGCCGGGTTCTACGGCTCCGCCGCGGCGGCAGAAGAAGCCCTGCGTGCAGCGGATATAGATCCGCGCCTGCGCGGTGAGAAGCTTGGTGTGGAGGACTTTGTCCGACTGGCGGAAGTCTCATGA
- a CDS encoding AEC family transporter, which produces MLDVVTGFAIIFVVIAVGFVLAHKGVIGKGEARLQFNRVAFWAATPALVFSSVAQSDTSAFASPVVAVIAVASVATMGLYGLLSLLFFRRSGSETMAGAAASSYYNSVNIGLPIATYVIGDATFVVPALVLQMAVLSPFIIAGLNAQGTSFRSVTRSVTSGLTAPVVIAAVLGFIVSAMGWTVPDVIMAPLEILGGASIPMILMSFGASLKGDSLLDNDRLPTITATVLKLIAMPAIALAAGLAFGLSGSELYAALILAALPTAQNVYNYAATYQTGETVARDTVFLTTFLSLPAMLGIAALFG; this is translated from the coding sequence GTGCTGGATGTTGTGACGGGGTTTGCGATTATCTTCGTCGTTATCGCTGTGGGGTTCGTGCTGGCGCATAAAGGTGTCATCGGTAAAGGCGAAGCTCGGCTGCAGTTCAACCGAGTTGCATTTTGGGCTGCAACCCCGGCGCTAGTTTTCTCCAGCGTGGCACAGTCAGATACCTCAGCGTTTGCTTCTCCTGTCGTGGCGGTCATTGCGGTTGCCTCGGTAGCGACGATGGGGCTATACGGGCTGCTGAGCCTGCTGTTCTTCCGTCGCAGCGGCTCAGAGACGATGGCGGGAGCCGCGGCCTCAAGCTATTACAACTCGGTCAACATCGGTCTCCCCATCGCTACCTACGTGATCGGTGACGCCACCTTCGTCGTCCCCGCCCTCGTGCTTCAAATGGCGGTGCTGTCCCCGTTCATCATCGCGGGACTCAATGCACAAGGAACAAGCTTCCGTTCTGTGACCCGCTCAGTGACCTCAGGTCTCACCGCGCCGGTCGTCATCGCGGCAGTTCTGGGATTCATCGTCTCGGCCATGGGATGGACCGTGCCGGACGTCATCATGGCGCCTCTGGAGATCCTAGGCGGGGCATCCATTCCGATGATCCTCATGAGCTTTGGTGCTTCCCTCAAAGGAGACTCACTTCTGGACAATGACCGGCTTCCTACCATCACCGCGACAGTGCTCAAACTTATCGCCATGCCGGCCATCGCCCTTGCTGCAGGCCTAGCCTTTGGCTTAAGCGGTAGCGAGCTCTATGCCGCACTCATCTTGGCGGCGCTGCCCACGGCACAAAACGTGTACAACTACGCCGCAACCTACCAGACTGGTGAGACCGTAGCGCGCGATACGGTTTTCCTCACCACGTTCCTCTCACTGCCAGCCATGCTGGGTATCGCGGCTCTCTTCGGCTAG
- a CDS encoding TatD family hydrolase has product MSKKKPRPTPVPAEGLSQLIDAHTHLASCRDSDADLVARARAAGVERIVTVGDGLAEAEKALAAAHEFDNVYAACAIHPTKAGELDEAARARLTEMAADPRCVAIGETGLDTYWIHHEPESTAPLEVQEEALRWHAELAAKVGKTLMIHNREADEDLMRVLGECAQAPTVMLHCFSSPLEVAKEALDRGYILSFAGNVTFKRNEEMRQAAALAPAGQLLIETDAPYMTPEPFRGARNEPSLIGHTYRCVAEARGQQVEELAAEVTETFAATFGV; this is encoded by the coding sequence ATGTCTAAGAAGAAGCCACGCCCCACGCCCGTGCCCGCCGAAGGTCTGAGCCAGCTTATCGACGCCCACACGCACCTCGCCTCGTGTCGCGACTCTGACGCCGACTTAGTTGCCCGCGCCCGTGCTGCCGGGGTGGAGCGCATCGTCACCGTTGGTGATGGTTTGGCTGAGGCTGAAAAAGCCCTGGCTGCCGCCCACGAGTTCGATAACGTGTATGCCGCGTGCGCAATTCACCCGACAAAGGCTGGTGAGCTCGACGAGGCCGCCCGTGCTCGCCTGACTGAGATGGCTGCGGACCCGCGCTGCGTGGCCATCGGCGAGACCGGCCTGGACACGTATTGGATTCATCACGAACCGGAGAGCACCGCACCGCTTGAGGTGCAGGAGGAAGCGCTGCGCTGGCACGCGGAGCTGGCGGCCAAGGTTGGTAAAACCCTTATGATTCACAACCGTGAAGCTGACGAGGACCTCATGCGAGTGCTGGGGGAGTGCGCTCAGGCGCCGACAGTGATGCTGCATTGTTTCTCCTCCCCGCTGGAGGTGGCCAAAGAAGCGCTCGACCGCGGCTATATCCTCTCTTTCGCCGGCAATGTGACTTTCAAGCGCAATGAAGAGATGCGTCAGGCGGCGGCACTGGCACCAGCGGGTCAGCTACTTATTGAGACGGATGCTCCCTACATGACCCCGGAGCCTTTTCGCGGGGCGCGCAATGAGCCCTCGCTTATCGGACATACCTATCGTTGTGTCGCGGAGGCCCGTGGACAGCAGGTGGAAGAACTTGCTGCGGAGGTGACGGAAACTTTCGCCGCAACCTTCGGGGTGTGA
- a CDS encoding HigA family addiction module antitoxin — MEDFLKEMGITQHKLAVSIGVPPRRINEIVHGKRAITADTALRLAKFFGMTPQFWLGLQSHYDLDVAEDKILSELEEIEPLTPASA, encoded by the coding sequence GTGGAGGATTTCCTTAAGGAGATGGGGATAACCCAACACAAGCTCGCCGTATCGATTGGAGTTCCGCCTCGTCGGATCAATGAAATTGTCCACGGCAAGCGGGCTATCACCGCTGATACTGCACTGCGGTTGGCCAAGTTTTTCGGAATGACTCCGCAATTTTGGCTAGGTCTCCAGTCGCACTACGACTTGGATGTCGCGGAAGATAAAATCCTCTCTGAGTTAGAGGAAATTGAGCCGCTCACACCGGCTTCAGCCTAA